The following proteins are encoded in a genomic region of Planococcus lenghuensis:
- the greA gene encoding transcription elongation factor GreA — MSTEKQYPMTIDGKRKLEEELDFLKTVKRKEVVERIKVARSFGDLSENSEYDSAKEDQAFVEGRISTLESMIRNAVIIEDDEQNNGVVSLGKTVTFVEIPDGDKEEYTIVGSAEADPIEGKISNDSPIAKSLIGRGVGEKVKVLTPGGEMEIEILSIT, encoded by the coding sequence ATGTCAACTGAAAAACAATATCCAATGACCATAGACGGCAAACGGAAGCTCGAAGAGGAACTGGATTTCCTGAAGACGGTCAAACGCAAAGAAGTCGTTGAACGAATTAAAGTGGCACGAAGTTTCGGTGATTTATCCGAGAACTCGGAATACGATTCAGCAAAAGAAGATCAGGCATTTGTGGAAGGCCGCATCTCCACGCTGGAATCGATGATCCGCAATGCGGTCATCATCGAAGATGACGAACAGAATAACGGTGTCGTATCACTCGGCAAGACGGTTACATTCGTTGAAATTCCGGATGGAGACAAAGAAGAGTATACGATTGTAGGTTCAGCTGAAGCGGATCCGATCGAAGGAAAAATTTCGAATGACTCGCCAATCGCCAAAAGCCTGATCGGCCGCGGCGTCGGGGAAAAAGTGAAAGTGCTTACGCCCGGCGGCGAAATGGAAATTGAAATCCTATCCATCACATAA